The Ornithinimicrobium sufpigmenti genome includes the window CACATCTCGGCGACGGTCGACAGGCCGAGCTCCTCGACCAGGCGGATCAGCCGCCGGGTCAGTTCGGGGTCGGCACGTCCCTCCTCGCGGCCACGGCCGACGACGAGCTCGGCGGTCCGGTGCGCCGTCTCCGCGGCCTCCAGCGGGTCGATCCCGCCGGCGAAGCCCTCGAGCAGCTCGGTCGGCCGCAGGGTGGGCCGGTGGAAGGGCCGACGGTGCCGGTCCTCGCTCATTCTGCACCTCCCGGGTGCTGGGTGTCAGGGGGACCCTCCGGGTACGACTCGTCCCGAGAGTCGTGCGGGTGACTGTGGGCCTCTCCCATGGTGTCATCCGCACCGGCCCGGAGCACCACCACGCTGTCCGGCGACAGCCGGAGCGCGTGCTGCGCCTGCTCGACGTCGCCGAAGCTGGCCAGGATCCGCGCCCGTGCGGGTAGCGCGACCTCGTGCTCGGCGGAACCCCCGAGCCGGGCCAGCATCTGCACCTCGCCCCGGGTGACGGTCAGCAGCTCCCCACCCTCGGCACCGCCCTCTCCGGCGAGGGCCTCCCTCGTGAGCGAGCCCTGGCCCAGCGGGATGGTCCGCAGGCCGGGCTCCTCGCGGCGCAGCCGGAGCAGGTCGCGGTAGAAGGCGAGCATCTCGGCATGGCCGCTCGAGCCGACCTCCTGCCAGTTCAGCGTGGAGGCCGACACGGTGGCCGGGTCCTGGGGGTCGGGCACCGTGCCTCCCCAGCCGTGCTCGGCGAACTCCGCCTGCCGGCCCTGGCGGATCGCCTCGGCCAGCTCCTCCTCCTCGTGGTCGGTGAAGTACTGCCAGGGCGTGCTGGCCCCCCATTCCTCACCCATGAAGAGCATCGGCGTGAAGGGGGAGGTGAGCAGCAGGGCGGCCCCGGCTGCGTGCCGGCCGGCGCTGATCCCGTGGTGGATGCGGTCACCCACGGCCCGGTTGCCGACCTGGTCGTGGGTCTGGAGGGAGACGACATACCGCCACCCGGGCGTGGTCGCCGGGTCGACCGGACGTCCGTGCACCCGCCCGCGGAAGGTGGAGAAGGTCCCGTCGTGGAAGAACGGGGTGCGGGAGAGCACCTTGCCCAGCGCCTCGGGGTCGGCGAAGTCGGCGTAGTAGCCCTGGGTCTCCCCGGTGAGCAGGACGTGCAGCGCGTGGTGCACGTCGTCGGCCCACTGCCCGTGCAGCCCCAGGCCGCCGGAGCCGCCCGGGCCGCGCGGGGCCACCGTGGCGGGGTCGTTGCGGTCGGACTCCGCCACCAGGGTGCGGGGTATGCCGGTGCGCTCACCGATCTCGTCGGCCAGCGCGGACATCTCCTCCAGGACGTGGGTGGCGCGGTCGTCGTGCAGCGCGTGCACGGCATCCAGCCGCAGCCCGTCCAGGTGGTAGGCCTCCAGCCACTGCCGGACGTTGTCCAGCAGGAAGGCGCGCACGCCGTCGCTGTGCG containing:
- the treZ gene encoding malto-oligosyltrehalose trehalohydrolase, which produces MSHASPDTTPDVTPHAAPRAETDRHRFTLWAPEAQTVGLLLGADPDAADRVEMAQVEDGWWAAEADPTPHDGRYAFTVDGGIPVPDPRSRRQPDGVHAPSQLVDTDAFTWTDQDWAGIGLEGAAVYELHVGTFTREGTFEAAVERLDHLVDLGVSVVELMPVAAFPGRHGWGYDGVSLYAVHEPYGGPEGLARFVDAAHSKGLAVWLDVVYNHLGPSGNYLGLVGPYFTDQHHTPWGQAVNLDAPHSDGVRAFLLDNVRQWLEAYHLDGLRLDAVHALHDDRATHVLEEMSALADEIGERTGIPRTLVAESDRNDPATVAPRGPGGSGGLGLHGQWADDVHHALHVLLTGETQGYYADFADPEALGKVLSRTPFFHDGTFSTFRGRVHGRPVDPATTPGWRYVVSLQTHDQVGNRAVGDRIHHGISAGRHAAGAALLLTSPFTPMLFMGEEWGASTPWQYFTDHEEEELAEAIRQGRQAEFAEHGWGGTVPDPQDPATVSASTLNWQEVGSSGHAEMLAFYRDLLRLRREEPGLRTIPLGQGSLTREALAGEGGAEGGELLTVTRGEVQMLARLGGSAEHEVALPARARILASFGDVEQAQHALRLSPDSVVVLRAGADDTMGEAHSHPHDSRDESYPEGPPDTQHPGGAE